In Mytilus edulis chromosome 6, xbMytEdul2.2, whole genome shotgun sequence, the following proteins share a genomic window:
- the LOC139528513 gene encoding uncharacterized protein → MGCCFSSENDLEPSSSSKLLSAQQRKYVDGSGPPSSARQHRPPDRKETIPGDDDGLDVSKMKPIVIQSMNKAFQDHEKLYDVISKSYQDMLKELHCFKSAFDEDTSGIPELATCVRILVNRCGQTSLEVQRKKYRVQIIFPEETLMKNSLNDPQEIISSLKHFNSMNKHLENVLQCSHSIQNSINILLKDKDSMQQQIIKEMQCLPADQEPGVVYNVKENMRTLEQIRKNIDVIKKISEAQLKDVIESSKGFFANTE, encoded by the exons ATGGGCTGTTGTTTCTCTTCCGAG AATGATTTGGAACCATCTTCTTCATCAAAATTATTAAGTGCTCAACAACGTAAATATGTTGATGGTTCAGGGCCTCCTTCGTCAGCAAGACAACATCGGCCTCCTGACAGAAAAGAAA CAATTCCGGGAGATGATGATGGCCTGGACGTATCTAAAATGAAACCAATCGTCATCCAATCAATGAACAAGGCATTTCAA GACCATGAGAAGTTATATGATGTTATATCAAAGAGTTACCAGGACATGTTAAAAGAACTGCACTGTTTTAAATCAGCATTTGATGAAGATACTTCAGGCATTCCAGAATTGGCAACATGCGTTCGAATATTAGTCAATAGATGTG GTCAAACATCACTAGAAGTACAGAGAAAAAAGTACCGTGTACAGATTATATTTCCTGAAGAGACATTAATGAAAAATTCACTCAACGACCCACAAGAAATCATATCCTCTCTCAAGCATTTCAACTCAATGAACAAACATTTAGAAAATGTCCTACAGTGCTCTCATAGTATCCAGAACTCtatcaacattttattaaaagacaAAGATTCTATGCAACAACAAATAATTAAGGAAATGCAATGTTTACCAGCAGATCAAGAACCAGGTGTTGTGTATAATGTTAAAGAAAACATGAGAACATTAGAACAAATACGGAAGAATATTGATGTCATAAAAAAGATATCAGAGGCTCAATTAAAAGATGTTATAGAATCATCAAAAGGATTTTTTGCA